The proteins below come from a single Aegilops tauschii subsp. strangulata cultivar AL8/78 chromosome 6, Aet v6.0, whole genome shotgun sequence genomic window:
- the LOC109754599 gene encoding GDSL esterase/lipase At2g04570 isoform X2, translating to MLYTNMSMRRYAPIIVLQLCILSGEPAAAKVPALLVLGDSTVDTGNNNYISTVVRSDFAPYGRDLRLGNGQPTGRFSNGRLTVDFISEAFGLPPLVPPYLDPSANMSSLASGACFASAGAGYDNATSDLMELDYFKEYAAKLRSFQGEDKARETLTEALYLVSMGTNDFLENYYAVPHGNAAKYPTASAYGGYVLSVAESFVRALHALGARKIDLNGMPPMGCLPMERALGGACTEEYNAVAEDYNAGLRAVIDRLNGELGGARIVYGDVYGPVSDALAHPTSYGLENVEAGCCGATGRFEMGYLCNARNPLTCADAGKFAFWDAIHPTERLHRALADAKMNTTLHVFL from the exons ATGTTGTACACAAACATGTCCATGCGACGTTACGCGCCTATCATCGTCCTGCAGCTGTGCATCCTCTCGGGCGAGCCGGCGGCTGCCAAGGTCCCGGCGCTCCTCGTATTGGGCGACTCCACCGTCGACACGGGAAACAACAACTACATCTCCACGGTCGTCAGGAGCGACTTCGCGCCCTACGGCCGCGACCTCCGGCTGGGGAATGGCCAACCCACGGGCCGCTTCTCCAACGGCCGTCTCACCGTGGACTTCATCTCCGAGGCGTTCGGCCTGCCGCCGCTGGTGCCGCCCTACCTCGACCCGAGCGCCAACATGAGCAGCCTCGCCTCAGGCGCATGCTtcgcctccgccggcgccggaTACGACAATGCCACGTCTGATCTTATG GAACTGGATTACTTCAAGGAGTACGCGGCCAAGCTCAGGAGCTTCCAGGGAGAAGACAAGGCGCGGGAGACGCTCACGGAGGCGCTCTACCTCGTCAGCATGGGCACCAACGACTTCCTGGAGAACTACTACGCCGTGCCACACGGTAACGCGGCGAAGTACCCCACGGCGTCGGCGTACGGCGGCTACGTGCTCAGCGTCGCGGAGTCGTTTGTGCGCGCGCTGCACGCGCTCGGCGCGCGCAAGATCGACCTAAACGGGATGCCGCCCATGGGCTGCCTCCCGATGGAGCGCGCCTTGGGCGGCGCGTGCACCGAGGAGTACAACGCCGTCGCGGAGGACTACAACGCCGGCCTCCGCGCGGTGATCGACCGGCTCAATGGTGAGCTCGGCGGCGCGAGGATCGTCTACGGCGACGTCTACGGCCCCGTCAGCGACGCGCTCGCGCACCCTACGTCGTACGGGCTGGAGAACGTGGAAGCCGGGTGCTGCGGCGCCACGGGGCGGTTCGAGATGGGGTACCTGTGCAACGCGCGGAACCCGCTGACGTGCGCG
- the LOC109754599 gene encoding GDSL esterase/lipase At2g04570 isoform X1, producing MLYTNMSMRRYAPIIVLQLCILSGEPAAAKVPALLVLGDSTVDTGNNNYISTVVRSDFAPYGRDLRLGNGQPTGRFSNGRLTVDFISEAFGLPPLVPPYLDPSANMSSLASGACFASAGAGYDNATSDLMSVLTIWKELDYFKEYAAKLRSFQGEDKARETLTEALYLVSMGTNDFLENYYAVPHGNAAKYPTASAYGGYVLSVAESFVRALHALGARKIDLNGMPPMGCLPMERALGGACTEEYNAVAEDYNAGLRAVIDRLNGELGGARIVYGDVYGPVSDALAHPTSYGLENVEAGCCGATGRFEMGYLCNARNPLTCADAGKFAFWDAIHPTERLHRALADAKMNTTLHVFL from the exons ATGTTGTACACAAACATGTCCATGCGACGTTACGCGCCTATCATCGTCCTGCAGCTGTGCATCCTCTCGGGCGAGCCGGCGGCTGCCAAGGTCCCGGCGCTCCTCGTATTGGGCGACTCCACCGTCGACACGGGAAACAACAACTACATCTCCACGGTCGTCAGGAGCGACTTCGCGCCCTACGGCCGCGACCTCCGGCTGGGGAATGGCCAACCCACGGGCCGCTTCTCCAACGGCCGTCTCACCGTGGACTTCATCTCCGAGGCGTTCGGCCTGCCGCCGCTGGTGCCGCCCTACCTCGACCCGAGCGCCAACATGAGCAGCCTCGCCTCAGGCGCATGCTtcgcctccgccggcgccggaTACGACAATGCCACGTCTGATCTTATG TCCGTGCTCACGATTTGGAAGGAACTGGATTACTTCAAGGAGTACGCGGCCAAGCTCAGGAGCTTCCAGGGAGAAGACAAGGCGCGGGAGACGCTCACGGAGGCGCTCTACCTCGTCAGCATGGGCACCAACGACTTCCTGGAGAACTACTACGCCGTGCCACACGGTAACGCGGCGAAGTACCCCACGGCGTCGGCGTACGGCGGCTACGTGCTCAGCGTCGCGGAGTCGTTTGTGCGCGCGCTGCACGCGCTCGGCGCGCGCAAGATCGACCTAAACGGGATGCCGCCCATGGGCTGCCTCCCGATGGAGCGCGCCTTGGGCGGCGCGTGCACCGAGGAGTACAACGCCGTCGCGGAGGACTACAACGCCGGCCTCCGCGCGGTGATCGACCGGCTCAATGGTGAGCTCGGCGGCGCGAGGATCGTCTACGGCGACGTCTACGGCCCCGTCAGCGACGCGCTCGCGCACCCTACGTCGTACGGGCTGGAGAACGTGGAAGCCGGGTGCTGCGGCGCCACGGGGCGGTTCGAGATGGGGTACCTGTGCAACGCGCGGAACCCGCTGACGTGCGCG